A region of Magnetospirillum sp. WYHS-4 DNA encodes the following proteins:
- a CDS encoding methyltransferase domain-containing protein: protein MLEQVKVYYGKVLQGTKDLKTDACCTPTALPAHLRPVMADIHPEVQARYYGCGLVMPPSLEGASILDLGCGAGRDCYALARLVGPNGRVVGVDMTEEQLEVARRHVDWHRERFGYAAANVDFRFGYIEKLDELGMPPASFDVIVSNCVINLSPDKAAVLKGAWSMLKEGGELYFSDVYADRRVPEAVTRDPVLHGECLGGALYWNDFLALARQAGFADARLVEHRPLAITEAEVLEKTGPLRFFSATYRLFKLAGLEAACEDYGQAVVYKGSLPDHPHRFVLDTHHCIETGRIFPVCGNTWRMLHDTRFRPHFEFFGDFSTHYGIFPGCGTAMPFDAQPAPTSGGCC from the coding sequence ATGCTCGAACAGGTAAAAGTCTACTACGGCAAGGTGCTGCAGGGTACGAAGGATCTGAAGACCGACGCCTGCTGCACCCCAACGGCGCTGCCCGCTCACCTCAGGCCCGTGATGGCCGACATCCATCCCGAGGTCCAGGCCCGGTATTACGGCTGCGGCTTGGTGATGCCGCCCTCGCTGGAGGGGGCGAGCATTCTCGATCTGGGCTGCGGGGCGGGGCGGGACTGTTACGCCCTGGCCCGTCTGGTGGGGCCGAACGGGAGGGTGGTCGGCGTCGACATGACCGAGGAACAACTGGAAGTCGCCCGCCGCCACGTCGACTGGCACCGGGAACGCTTCGGCTATGCCGCGGCCAACGTGGATTTCCGCTTCGGCTATATCGAGAAGCTGGATGAACTGGGGATGCCGCCGGCCAGCTTCGACGTCATCGTGTCCAACTGCGTCATCAACCTGTCGCCCGACAAGGCGGCGGTACTGAAGGGCGCCTGGTCGATGCTGAAGGAAGGCGGGGAACTGTACTTTTCCGACGTCTACGCGGACCGGCGGGTGCCGGAAGCGGTGACCCGCGACCCCGTCCTGCACGGCGAATGCCTGGGCGGGGCGCTTTATTGGAACGATTTCCTGGCGCTGGCGCGCCAAGCCGGCTTTGCCGACGCCCGGCTGGTCGAGCACCGGCCGCTCGCCATCACCGAAGCCGAAGTGCTGGAAAAGACCGGGCCGCTACGGTTCTTTTCCGCCACCTACCGGCTGTTCAAGCTGGCGGGCCTGGAAGCGGCCTGCGAGGACTACGGGCAGGCGGTGGTCTACAAGGGCAGCCTGCCCGATCATCCGCACCGATTCGTGCTCGATACCCACCATTGCATCGAGACGGGACGCATATTCCCCGTCTGCGGCAACACCTGGCGCATGCTGCACGACACGCGCTTCCGGCCGCATTTCGAGTTCTTCGGCGATTTCTCCACCCACTACGGCATCTTTCCCGGCTGCGGGACCGCCATGCCCTTCGACGCCCAGCCGGCGCCTACCAGCGGCGGGTGTTGCTGA
- a CDS encoding cereblon family protein, translated as MFDFSAKPAPETATDEREERLYCAACGREVTRGRWRVTVQEDHEHTFFNPAGMVFRIGCFREAPGASPQGEPSTRFTWFRGYRWRIAVCGGCREHLGWLFTGVGEPPAFFALILGKLTATPGRP; from the coding sequence ATGTTCGACTTTAGCGCCAAACCCGCCCCGGAAACAGCCACAGACGAACGGGAGGAGCGCCTTTACTGTGCCGCCTGTGGCCGGGAAGTCACGCGTGGGCGCTGGCGCGTCACGGTCCAGGAGGACCACGAGCACACCTTCTTCAACCCGGCCGGGATGGTGTTCCGCATCGGCTGCTTTCGCGAGGCGCCGGGCGCCTCTCCCCAGGGCGAGCCGAGCACCCGGTTCACTTGGTTTCGCGGCTATCGTTGGCGCATCGCGGTCTGCGGCGGCTGCCGTGAGCACCTGGGCTGGCTGTTCACCGGTGTCGGCGAGCCGCCAGCCTTTTTCGCTCTGATCCTGGGGAAGCTGACCGCCACTCCGGGGCGCCCCTGA
- a CDS encoding DUF3501 family protein, which translates to MHRKREITGADIMPIDDYGRVRKDRRAEMIARKKNRRMAVGPNATFHFECFDTMLYQVHEMLWTEKGGDEQLKDELAAYNPLVPKGDELVATFMLEYEDPVRRAQILMTLGGIEETVALEFAGSRVAADWEKEVERTTEDGKTSSIHFLHFRFTPEQRATFKAAGTRVVVAIGHPNYAHMAVMPESVRAELAGDLD; encoded by the coding sequence ATGCACCGCAAGCGCGAAATCACCGGCGCCGACATCATGCCCATCGACGACTACGGCCGCGTCCGCAAGGACCGCAGGGCGGAAATGATCGCCCGCAAGAAGAACCGCCGCATGGCGGTGGGCCCCAACGCCACCTTCCACTTCGAGTGCTTCGACACCATGCTCTATCAAGTCCACGAGATGCTGTGGACGGAAAAGGGCGGCGACGAGCAGTTGAAGGACGAACTGGCGGCCTACAATCCCCTCGTCCCCAAGGGCGACGAACTGGTCGCTACTTTCATGTTGGAATACGAGGACCCGGTGCGCCGTGCCCAGATCCTGATGACCCTGGGCGGCATCGAGGAGACCGTCGCCCTCGAATTCGCCGGTAGCCGGGTCGCCGCCGACTGGGAAAAGGAGGTGGAACGGACCACCGAGGACGGCAAGACGTCGTCCATCCACTTCCTGCACTTCCGCTTCACGCCCGAGCAGCGGGCGACCTTCAAGGCGGCGGGGACGCGGGTGGTGGTAGCCATCGGCCATCCCAACTACGCCCATATGGCGGTGATGCCGGAATCCGTGCGGGCGGAACTGGCCGGCGACCTGGATTGA
- a CDS encoding heterodisulfide reductase-related iron-sulfur binding cluster encodes MREGSLEAPVRHWINWQDPDFTDPVKLDAEIRRAFDICHGCRRCFNLCDSFPRLFDLVDGAPTGELDSVDSKDFKPVVDACTLCDLCFMTKCPYVPPHQFDLDFPHLMLRYRAAQAKRGEVGLAHRQLTETDRNGRLNCGALSGVVNWASARGNALTRPLMEAVAGVDRKADLPAFASRTFVDRAAAEPAEVNREAPAFGRKAVIYATCFANYNEPGIGMAARAVLAKNGVETKVVYPECCGMPQLETGDIGRVAAKARHIAAELGKWIDEGWDVIALVPSCALMLKFEWPLIVPDDAAVKKLAQATFDIPEYVMAIARKEGLAPGLKPLDGAVTVHIACHARAQNLGRKAEEVLKLIPEVEVAVIERCSGHGGAWGIMKGNFDTALKIGKPVAKQAAEKGDAYLVSECPLARSHIVQGIEAQGGDTSRLKSLKHPIQVLAEAYGL; translated from the coding sequence ATGCGCGAAGGTAGCCTTGAGGCGCCCGTCCGCCACTGGATCAACTGGCAGGACCCGGACTTCACCGATCCCGTCAAGTTGGACGCCGAGATCCGGCGGGCGTTCGACATCTGCCACGGCTGCCGTCGCTGCTTCAACCTCTGCGACAGCTTTCCGCGCCTGTTCGACTTGGTCGATGGTGCGCCGACCGGCGAATTGGATAGCGTCGATAGCAAGGATTTCAAGCCGGTCGTCGATGCCTGCACCCTTTGCGACCTGTGCTTCATGACCAAGTGCCCCTACGTGCCGCCACACCAGTTCGATCTGGACTTCCCGCACCTGATGCTGCGCTACCGCGCCGCCCAGGCGAAGCGGGGCGAGGTCGGCCTAGCGCACCGCCAGCTCACCGAGACCGACCGCAACGGCCGCCTCAACTGCGGCGCCCTGTCGGGGGTGGTGAACTGGGCCTCGGCGCGCGGCAACGCGCTGACCCGGCCCTTGATGGAGGCGGTGGCGGGGGTGGACCGCAAGGCCGATCTGCCGGCCTTCGCATCGCGCACATTCGTCGACCGCGCGGCGGCGGAACCGGCGGAAGTCAACCGCGAGGCCCCGGCTTTCGGGCGCAAGGCGGTGATCTACGCCACCTGCTTCGCCAACTACAACGAGCCGGGCATCGGCATGGCGGCCCGCGCCGTCCTGGCCAAGAATGGCGTCGAGACCAAGGTGGTCTACCCCGAATGCTGCGGCATGCCGCAGTTGGAAACGGGCGATATCGGCCGTGTCGCCGCCAAGGCGCGCCATATCGCAGCCGAATTGGGCAAGTGGATCGACGAAGGCTGGGACGTCATCGCCCTGGTGCCGTCCTGCGCCCTGATGCTCAAGTTCGAATGGCCCCTGATCGTGCCTGACGACGCGGCGGTGAAGAAGCTGGCCCAGGCCACCTTCGACATTCCCGAATACGTGATGGCCATTGCCCGCAAGGAAGGGCTGGCGCCGGGCCTGAAGCCCCTGGACGGCGCGGTGACGGTTCATATCGCCTGCCATGCCCGCGCCCAGAACCTGGGCCGCAAGGCGGAAGAAGTCCTCAAGCTGATCCCCGAGGTCGAGGTGGCGGTGATCGAGCGCTGTTCCGGCCACGGCGGCGCCTGGGGCATCATGAAGGGGAACTTCGACACGGCCCTGAAGATTGGCAAGCCGGTCGCCAAGCAGGCCGCCGAGAAAGGCGATGCCTACCTGGTTTCCGAATGTCCCTTGGCGCGATCGCATATCGTGCAGGGCATCGAAGCCCAGGGCGGCGACACCAGCCGTCTCAAGTCGCTGAAGCACCCCATCCAGGTATTGGCCGAAGCCTACGGTTTGTGA
- a CDS encoding rubrerythrin family protein → MAQLKGSKTEENLKAAFAGESQANRRYLYFAQKADVEGYNDAAAVFRSTAEGETGHAHGHLEFLEVVGDPATGLPIGNTSNNLKASIAGETHEYTDMYPGMAKTARDEGFDEIADWFETLAKAEKSHAGRFQRALGELG, encoded by the coding sequence ATGGCACAGCTCAAGGGATCCAAGACCGAGGAGAACCTCAAGGCCGCCTTCGCCGGCGAGTCCCAGGCCAACCGTCGCTACCTCTATTTCGCCCAGAAGGCGGACGTGGAAGGCTACAACGACGCCGCCGCGGTGTTCCGTTCGACCGCCGAAGGCGAGACCGGCCATGCCCATGGCCACCTCGAATTCCTCGAGGTGGTAGGCGATCCGGCCACGGGGCTGCCGATCGGCAACACCTCGAACAACCTCAAGGCCTCGATCGCCGGCGAAACCCACGAGTACACCGACATGTACCCGGGTATGGCCAAGACCGCCCGCGACGAAGGCTTTGACGAGATCGCCGACTGGTTCGAGACTCTCGCGAAGGCCGAGAAGTCCCATGCCGGCCGCTTCCAGCGGGCGCTGGGCGAACTCGGCTGA
- a CDS encoding hydrogen peroxide-inducible genes activator — MINLPTLRQLRYLVELLEARHFGRAAEACLVTQSTLSAGLQELEGLLGVRLVERTKRRVVPTPIGLEVAERARRTLQEAEGLVEAARAGAEPLTGGLRLGVIPTIGPYLLPRVLPELRRRFPALRPYLREDQTARLLDQLAAGDLDLLILAFPYDTPQAETMMVADDPFWLACPQGHPLARRKNISPDEIPPAELLLLEDGHCLRDHALSACGLERGAARGRFQGTSLHTLLEMVAGGMGITLVPGMATRSHLVEASSVEVRPLAETAAPRKIGLAWRRTSGRRKEFQMLGGALKEILQDL; from the coding sequence ATGATTAATCTGCCCACCCTGCGCCAGCTCCGCTATCTGGTGGAATTGCTGGAAGCCCGTCACTTCGGCCGCGCCGCCGAAGCTTGCCTGGTGACCCAGTCGACCCTGTCGGCCGGACTTCAGGAACTGGAGGGGTTGCTGGGCGTCCGTCTGGTGGAACGCACCAAGCGCCGCGTGGTCCCGACTCCCATCGGCCTGGAGGTGGCGGAACGGGCCCGCCGCACCTTGCAAGAAGCGGAAGGTTTGGTCGAGGCGGCGCGGGCGGGTGCGGAACCCCTGACCGGCGGCCTGCGCCTCGGGGTCATTCCCACCATCGGGCCCTACCTGCTGCCCCGCGTGCTTCCGGAACTCAGGCGCCGCTTTCCCGCCCTGCGGCCCTATCTGCGCGAGGACCAGACGGCGCGCCTGCTCGACCAGTTGGCGGCCGGCGACCTGGACCTGCTGATCCTGGCCTTCCCCTACGATACGCCGCAGGCGGAAACCATGATGGTGGCCGACGATCCTTTCTGGCTGGCCTGTCCCCAAGGCCACCCCCTTGCCCGGCGCAAGAACATTTCTCCGGACGAGATTCCGCCCGCCGAGCTGTTGCTGCTGGAGGACGGCCACTGCCTCCGCGACCACGCCCTTTCGGCCTGTGGCCTGGAACGCGGCGCCGCGCGCGGGCGGTTCCAGGGTACCAGCCTGCATACGCTGCTGGAGATGGTGGCAGGCGGCATGGGCATCACCCTGGTGCCCGGCATGGCGACACGGTCCCATCTGGTCGAGGCCAGTTCGGTGGAGGTCCGGCCGCTGGCCGAGACCGCCGCGCCGCGCAAGATCGGCCTGGCTTGGCGCCGGACGTCGGGGCGGCGCAAGGAGTTCCAGATGCTCGGCGGGGCCCTGAAGGAAATCCTCCAGGACCTCTGA
- a CDS encoding RNA methyltransferase, with protein MRGYFGIGIEGISKSQNAGALFRTANAFGASFVFTVAAAYEKAAGNLADTSKVAGQVPFYAFPSLEAMVLPQGCELVGIELTPDAVELPSFTHPRAAAYVLGRERGSLTPGMLARCSHVVKIPTRFCINLGLAGAVVMYDRLTVMGRFHPRPLVAGGPPESFGPLVERFRGLPPAPGHPGEE; from the coding sequence ATGCGCGGCTATTTCGGAATCGGCATCGAAGGCATCAGCAAGTCGCAGAACGCGGGCGCCCTGTTCCGGACCGCCAACGCCTTCGGCGCCAGCTTCGTCTTCACGGTGGCGGCGGCCTATGAAAAGGCAGCCGGGAATCTGGCCGATACCTCCAAGGTGGCCGGACAGGTGCCCTTCTACGCCTTTCCCAGTTTGGAGGCGATGGTGCTGCCCCAGGGCTGCGAACTGGTGGGCATCGAATTGACGCCCGACGCCGTCGAACTGCCCAGCTTCACCCATCCGCGCGCCGCCGCCTACGTGCTGGGCCGGGAACGGGGCTCGCTGACGCCCGGCATGCTGGCCCGCTGCAGCCACGTGGTGAAGATCCCCACCCGCTTCTGCATCAACCTGGGCCTGGCCGGGGCCGTCGTCATGTACGACCGCCTGACCGTCATGGGACGATTCCACCCGCGCCCGTTGGTGGCCGGCGGACCGCCGGAATCCTTTGGTCCGCTGGTCGAGCGCTTCCGAGGCCTGCCGCCCGCGCCGGGCCATCCCGGCGAGGAATAG
- a CDS encoding DUF2283 domain-containing protein, with amino-acid sequence MNVTYDPRTDTLSVVFKEGPVAESDEDKPGVILDYDADGSLMGLEILDASRHVTDLKGIQFRVA; translated from the coding sequence ATGAATGTGACCTACGACCCCCGGACCGATACCTTAAGCGTCGTCTTCAAGGAGGGCCCGGTCGCCGAGTCCGACGAGGACAAGCCGGGCGTCATCCTCGACTACGACGCCGACGGCAGCCTGATGGGCCTTGAAATCCTAGACGCCTCCCGCCACGTCACCGACCTCAAGGGCATCCAGTTCCGGGTGGCGTGA
- a CDS encoding DUF4258 domain-containing protein translates to MNDDLANAILTDHARTEMARRQVTEAAVREILKHPQESSRVRPGRVVVQSVLADGYLLRVFVDIDRSPPEVVTVYRTSRIAKYSRLP, encoded by the coding sequence ATGAACGACGATCTCGCGAACGCCATCCTGACCGACCACGCCAGGACCGAAATGGCCCGTCGCCAGGTTACCGAGGCGGCGGTTCGCGAAATCCTGAAGCATCCGCAGGAAAGTTCGCGCGTGCGCCCCGGCCGGGTAGTGGTACAATCGGTCCTCGCGGACGGATATCTCTTGCGGGTGTTTGTCGACATCGACCGATCGCCGCCCGAGGTGGTGACCGTTTACCGGACCAGCAGGATCGCCAAATATTCGAGGCTGCCATGA
- a CDS encoding class I SAM-dependent methyltransferase — protein sequence MSDDPVRVQYEAYPYPARDPRDEAKRLVTGSPSYLAEANHYLFGGRRDTAKPFRALVAGGGTGDGTIMLAQQLADAGGPAQVVYTDLSSASRAIAEARAKARGLTDIRFESLSILDLPGSGLGPFDYIDCCGVLHHLEDPAAGLKALEAVLAPEGGIGMMLYGELGRIGVYHVQGMLGLIDDGAAPGPDRLALARKLLAQLPPTHWLKRNPFVGDHLDGTDAGLYDLLLHRRDRAYRVPEIAALARSAGLEVAAFVEPARYDPAAYLSDARLLERTAALPYLERAAFAELLAGNLRKHVFYLARPGRTAVADPYDLAAVPVLRDLDGAAWARAFRPGGSLTANVDGIGFRFPLPNLAGAMVARMEGRRLADIQTDLGLDEATFIQAWTPLYRAFNGLSKLYLSFRP from the coding sequence ATGAGCGACGATCCCGTCCGCGTCCAGTACGAGGCCTATCCCTATCCCGCCCGCGATCCCAGGGACGAGGCCAAGCGGCTCGTCACCGGCTCGCCCAGCTACCTGGCCGAGGCGAACCATTACCTGTTCGGTGGCCGGCGCGACACCGCCAAGCCCTTCCGCGCCCTGGTCGCAGGGGGAGGGACCGGGGATGGGACGATCATGCTCGCCCAGCAGTTGGCCGACGCGGGCGGCCCCGCCCAGGTGGTCTACACCGACCTGTCGTCCGCGTCCCGCGCCATTGCCGAGGCCCGCGCCAAGGCGCGCGGCCTGACCGACATCCGCTTCGAATCGCTGTCCATCCTCGATCTGCCGGGCTCGGGGCTCGGGCCCTTCGACTACATCGACTGCTGCGGCGTGCTGCACCACCTGGAAGACCCGGCGGCCGGCCTGAAGGCCTTGGAAGCGGTTCTGGCCCCCGAGGGCGGTATCGGCATGATGCTTTACGGCGAGTTGGGCCGCATCGGGGTCTACCATGTCCAAGGTATGCTGGGCCTTATCGACGACGGCGCCGCGCCGGGGCCTGATCGCCTTGCGCTGGCAAGGAAGCTGCTGGCCCAGTTGCCGCCCACCCACTGGCTGAAGCGCAATCCCTTCGTCGGCGACCATCTGGACGGCACCGACGCCGGGCTCTACGACCTGCTGTTGCATCGGCGCGACCGCGCCTACCGGGTGCCGGAGATCGCCGCGCTCGCCCGATCGGCCGGCCTGGAGGTGGCGGCCTTCGTCGAACCCGCCCGCTACGATCCCGCCGCCTACCTGAGCGACGCCCGCCTGTTGGAGCGCACCGCGGCCCTGCCGTATCTGGAACGGGCCGCCTTCGCCGAACTGCTGGCCGGCAACCTGCGCAAGCACGTCTTCTATCTGGCCCGGCCGGGCCGTACCGCCGTGGCTGATCCTTACGACCTGGCGGCGGTGCCGGTGCTACGCGACCTGGACGGGGCCGCCTGGGCCAGGGCCTTCCGGCCGGGCGGCAGCCTGACGGCCAACGTCGACGGCATAGGCTTCCGCTTTCCCCTGCCCAACTTGGCTGGGGCCATGGTGGCACGCATGGAAGGGCGGCGCCTTGCCGACATCCAAACCGACCTGGGCCTGGACGAGGCCACCTTCATCCAAGCCTGGACACCGCTCTACCGGGCCTTCAACGGCCTGTCGAAGCTCTACCTGAGCTTCCGACCATGA
- a CDS encoding SpoIIE family protein phosphatase, producing the protein MTLRRKFLLVLLPIALLPLGLVVLHDLWALRDLGRDLAERSGRTLEANLTAQVRHAIDSGAAILRHQKELVEFALLLQAREAAARLDRPPPPVEFRGEILYPTAFENREGRRPSGIKPSPLHRILGPDGKLVAQEVSYEVPVFLLAPGIEPEAVSEDLARLSTLQPAFRGLAHGREGLFYRQFVTLDSGVHVGYPGHGDYPVGYDPRERPWFRGARESGSLTWNRPVFDASSRRLAVTVSVPVMRRDGTIAGVTGIGLDALGLLDGIKDRTGLPDGAEFLLVDLAERDKGGEGIRIMVRRSDIDRDWQSLPATEWLESPDGKTLAGVRADLAAGRAGVRQLPLAGADTLWAYAPVDDFDTALLILLPVREIAQQAAVAEAAVWETARRQAIVTTLFALVMTGIALVLAVAGARAVTLPVRRLDEAARRLAAGDLDVHADVGSRDELGRLAETFNAMVPRLKDQVRLSQSLALASEVQNNLLPAAPPDFAGFDLAGASLSCDETGGDYFDFIHLPGNRLGVAVGDVTGHGVPAALLMATARGLIRARADRATGLADLLDGVNLQLAQDALAGRFMTLAILLLEAGSRRLAWANAGHEPILVFNPDGGEFSELAGEDLPLGIDGGWRFADSVTDDLATGSILVMATDGVTELRNGEGAMFGRTRLQDTVKGHAQGSASDILTAVKRKAIAFATGTPIRDDATLVVVKIR; encoded by the coding sequence ATGACGCTACGCCGCAAGTTCCTGCTGGTGCTGCTGCCCATCGCTCTGCTGCCCCTGGGACTGGTGGTGCTGCACGACCTGTGGGCGCTACGCGACCTGGGGCGGGACTTGGCGGAACGTTCCGGCCGCACCCTGGAGGCGAATCTCACCGCCCAGGTCCGCCATGCCATCGATTCAGGGGCCGCCATCCTGCGCCATCAGAAGGAACTGGTGGAATTCGCCCTGCTGCTGCAAGCCCGCGAAGCGGCTGCCCGCCTGGATCGCCCGCCGCCACCCGTCGAATTCCGCGGTGAAATCCTCTACCCGACCGCCTTCGAGAACCGCGAGGGCCGGCGCCCGTCCGGCATCAAGCCCTCCCCCCTGCACCGCATCCTGGGGCCGGACGGCAAGCTGGTTGCCCAGGAAGTCAGCTACGAGGTGCCCGTCTTCCTCCTGGCCCCTGGTATCGAACCCGAGGCGGTGTCCGAGGACCTCGCCCGTCTGTCCACTCTGCAGCCCGCCTTCCGTGGCCTGGCTCACGGACGCGAGGGGTTATTCTACCGCCAATTCGTCACCCTCGATTCGGGTGTGCATGTGGGTTATCCGGGCCACGGCGATTACCCAGTCGGCTACGATCCTCGCGAAAGGCCCTGGTTCCGAGGGGCCCGCGAGAGTGGCAGCCTGACCTGGAACCGGCCGGTCTTCGACGCTTCCAGCCGACGCCTCGCGGTCACCGTCTCGGTCCCCGTGATGCGGCGTGACGGGACCATTGCCGGCGTGACCGGCATCGGCCTCGATGCCTTGGGCCTGCTGGACGGCATCAAGGACCGAACCGGCCTGCCCGACGGGGCCGAGTTCCTGTTGGTCGATCTGGCGGAGCGCGACAAGGGCGGCGAGGGCATCCGGATCATGGTGCGGCGGTCCGACATCGACCGGGACTGGCAAAGCCTGCCGGCCACCGAATGGCTGGAAAGCCCGGACGGCAAGACGCTGGCCGGGGTGCGCGCCGATCTGGCGGCCGGCAGGGCCGGGGTGCGCCAGTTACCCTTGGCGGGTGCCGACACTCTTTGGGCCTATGCGCCGGTGGACGATTTCGATACGGCGCTGCTGATCCTGCTGCCGGTCCGGGAAATCGCCCAGCAGGCGGCCGTGGCCGAGGCCGCCGTTTGGGAGACGGCACGTCGCCAAGCCATCGTGACCACGCTTTTCGCGCTGGTCATGACGGGTATCGCCTTGGTGCTCGCCGTCGCCGGAGCGCGGGCCGTGACCCTGCCGGTGCGTCGCCTCGACGAGGCCGCCCGCCGCTTGGCTGCCGGGGACCTGGATGTCCATGCCGATGTCGGGTCGCGCGACGAACTGGGCCGGCTGGCGGAAACCTTCAACGCCATGGTGCCGCGGCTCAAGGATCAGGTCCGGCTCAGCCAGTCCCTGGCCCTGGCCAGCGAAGTGCAGAACAACCTGCTGCCCGCCGCACCGCCAGACTTCGCCGGATTCGACTTGGCGGGCGCCAGCTTGTCCTGCGACGAAACCGGAGGCGATTACTTCGACTTCATCCATCTGCCCGGTAACCGCCTGGGGGTGGCGGTAGGCGACGTCACCGGGCACGGCGTCCCCGCCGCGCTCTTGATGGCAACGGCGCGTGGCCTGATCCGCGCCCGCGCCGACCGGGCCACGGGGCTTGCCGACCTGCTGGACGGGGTCAATCTGCAGTTGGCCCAGGACGCCCTGGCCGGCCGCTTCATGACCCTCGCCATCCTGCTGCTGGAAGCCGGCTCGCGCCGCCTCGCCTGGGCCAACGCCGGCCATGAGCCCATCCTTGTCTTCAACCCCGACGGGGGCGAGTTTTCCGAGTTGGCGGGCGAGGATCTGCCGCTCGGAATCGACGGCGGCTGGCGCTTCGCCGACAGCGTGACCGACGACTTGGCCACGGGTTCGATCCTGGTCATGGCCACCGATGGCGTGACCGAGTTGCGCAACGGTGAAGGTGCCATGTTCGGCCGCACCCGCCTGCAGGACACCGTCAAGGGCCACGCCCAAGGCAGCGCCTCCGATATCCTCACCGCGGTCAAGCGCAAGGCCATCGCCTTCGCCACCGGCACCCCCATCCGCGACGACGCCACCCTGGTGGTGGTGAAGATCCGGTAG